A section of the Candidatus Thermoplasmatota archaeon genome encodes:
- a CDS encoding RpoL/Rpb11 RNA polymerase subunit family protein — MEVVITKDKKKEFEFEIIGDSTILNLLKKKLLENKDVDYAGWSIEHPLLSNPKFYVRVKKGEAKEIVKKVISDIKKDIEEVKGQLEE; from the coding sequence ATGGAGGTTGTGATAACCAAAGATAAAAAAAAGGAGTTTGAATTTGAAATAATAGGAGATAGTACAATACTGAATCTGCTGAAAAAAAAATTGCTTGAAAACAAAGATGTTGACTATGCAGGATGGAGCATAGAGCATCCTCTGCTGTCAAATCCAAAATTTTATGTAAGGGTGAAAAAGGGGGAAGCAAAGGAAATTGTGAAAAAAGTCATCAGCGATATAAAAAAGGATATAGAAGAAGTTAAGGGGCAATTAGAGGAATAA
- a CDS encoding exosome complex RNA-binding protein Csl4, giving the protein MIKEGSLVFPGDTIATSEELFPGYGTKDIGGDIVGTMIGNFFVDKKRPSAEIKPLTSVPLVLKKGDTVICEVEHITDKMVLANILHAAGVYRKVVGENEGAIRVSDIAKEYVVSAKDKYKIGDIIRAQVIQVEPTLRLSTNGAHLGSIKSFCIGCRAPLVKKDFVLECPRCGRIEERKIASDYGEGNIDKR; this is encoded by the coding sequence ATGATAAAAGAAGGAAGCCTGGTATTTCCCGGCGACACAATAGCAACATCCGAGGAACTGTTCCCAGGATATGGCACGAAAGACATTGGGGGAGATATAGTGGGAACAATGATTGGAAATTTTTTTGTTGATAAAAAGCGTCCGTCGGCCGAGATAAAGCCATTAACCAGCGTCCCTCTCGTTCTCAAAAAAGGAGACACCGTTATATGCGAGGTGGAGCACATCACAGACAAGATGGTACTGGCAAACATTCTCCATGCAGCCGGTGTATATAGGAAAGTAGTAGGGGAAAATGAGGGTGCAATCCGTGTTTCAGATATTGCAAAAGAATATGTAGTGAGTGCAAAAGATAAATACAAAATAGGCGATATTATACGTGCACAAGTAATACAGGTTGAGCCCACTCTCAGATTAAGCACCAACGGTGCGCACCTGGGTTCAATAAAGTCCTTCTGTATAGGCTGCAGGGCACCACTGGTAAAAAAAGATTTCGTTCTTGAGTGCCCCCGCTGCGGGCGAATTGAAGAAAGAAAGATAGCATCGGATTATGGTGAAGGCAATATCGACAAGAGGTGA
- a CDS encoding tRNA (N(6)-L-threonylcarbamoyladenosine(37)-C(2))-methylthiotransferase — MRIYIETYGCAANQGDASIAAGILAKNGHKIVEHIEDADILILFTCIVIDKTEQRMLHRMKIFGESGKPVIIGGCMPSALPSLVKKIMPSAALLPPRYIHQVSEVLEKKEVAFYQKDKATLPRMVDKKTNIPISDGCLYNCSYCITKKARGNLTSYSEDGIANAVHDAVERGCREVRITSQDTAAYGMDTGGSLPSLVNKICMIDGNFMVRIGMMHPISLKRGMDEITDLFLNERVYKFLHLPLQSGSDEILKKMRRGHTLGEFTNIVNKLRKKIPDITLATDVIIAFPSETEEQFEETCNAIKKIRPDVINITRFSPRPYTDVKKMKGRIGTKEAKERSRKMTEIASRITLENNRRCIGKSYNAIILEKHGNWMVGKTENYKSVFLEDGKIGEFVEVKVGDTTETHLFGAIENIIYKKNLLPLR, encoded by the coding sequence ATGAGGATATATATAGAAACATATGGATGTGCGGCCAACCAGGGAGATGCATCGATTGCAGCTGGCATACTGGCGAAAAATGGGCATAAAATAGTCGAACATATAGAGGATGCTGACATCCTTATTCTTTTCACCTGCATTGTTATTGACAAAACCGAGCAACGCATGCTTCACAGAATGAAAATTTTCGGCGAAAGTGGGAAACCCGTCATCATTGGTGGGTGTATGCCATCCGCCCTTCCCAGCCTTGTAAAAAAAATTATGCCGTCTGCCGCTTTACTGCCGCCCCGATATATTCATCAGGTTTCCGAGGTGCTGGAAAAAAAGGAGGTGGCATTTTATCAGAAAGACAAGGCGACTTTGCCGAGAATGGTGGATAAAAAAACAAATATTCCAATATCCGACGGATGCCTTTACAACTGTTCTTACTGCATAACAAAAAAAGCAAGGGGCAATTTGACTTCATATTCAGAAGATGGAATCGCAAATGCTGTTCATGATGCTGTAGAAAGAGGATGCAGGGAAGTCAGGATTACATCGCAGGATACCGCAGCGTATGGTATGGACACCGGTGGTTCTCTTCCCTCCCTTGTCAATAAAATATGTATGATAGATGGAAATTTCATGGTAAGGATTGGAATGATGCATCCCATTTCTCTAAAAAGAGGAATGGATGAGATTACAGACCTATTTTTGAATGAAAGGGTTTACAAATTCTTGCATCTCCCTCTTCAGTCAGGCTCGGATGAGATATTGAAAAAAATGCGTCGGGGTCATACATTGGGAGAGTTTACGAACATTGTGAATAAACTAAGAAAAAAAATTCCAGATATAACATTGGCTACCGATGTCATAATCGCTTTTCCATCCGAAACTGAAGAACAATTTGAAGAAACATGTAATGCAATAAAAAAAATTAGGCCGGATGTGATAAATATAACAAGATTTTCTCCCCGTCCATATACGGATGTAAAGAAAATGAAGGGGCGGATTGGCACAAAGGAGGCAAAGGAAAGATCAAGAAAAATGACTGAAATAGCTTCACGCATAACTCTGGAAAACAACCGCAGATGTATCGGAAAGTCGTATAATGCCATTATACTCGAAAAGCATGGAAACTGGATGGTGGGAAAAACAGAAAATTATAAATCAGTTTTTTTAGAAGATGGAAAAATAGGAGAATTTGTAGAGGTAAAAGTAGGCGACACTACAGAAACACATCTTTTTGGGGCAATAGAAAATATCATATATAAAAAGAACTTATTACCTCTCCGATGA